In Actinomycetes bacterium, one DNA window encodes the following:
- the dapF gene encoding diaminopimelate epimerase, translated as MPVGAYSGGVGTTVEFRKGHGTGNDFVLLPDPTGTLELSASRITAVCDRHFGLGADGVLRVVPAELADVESDLVVGADWFMDYRNADGSVAEMCGNGARVFARYLVSAGLVPAGDFIIGTRGGPRQVSAGLTGQVSVGMGPVAVHPLESATVSLAGQEWAATPAFAPNPHAVAMVTALSEVGEIESATAAPVNAFPDGVNIELVEVIDADRVAMRVNERGSGETLSCGTGACAVAAVHRATAGGSTPVTVAVPGGEVVVEFRDGEAILSGPAELIASGEIDPQWWASH; from the coding sequence ATGCCCGTTGGGGCCTACTCTGGGGGAGTGGGTACGACAGTGGAGTTCCGTAAAGGACACGGCACCGGGAATGACTTTGTCTTGCTGCCAGATCCAACCGGAACCCTGGAACTGTCAGCCTCCCGGATCACGGCAGTGTGTGATCGACACTTCGGGCTCGGTGCTGATGGTGTGTTACGGGTAGTGCCGGCTGAGTTGGCTGATGTCGAATCGGACCTAGTCGTTGGCGCGGATTGGTTCATGGACTACCGCAACGCCGACGGCTCCGTCGCTGAGATGTGCGGCAACGGCGCTCGGGTATTTGCTCGCTACCTCGTCAGCGCCGGACTGGTGCCCGCTGGTGATTTCATCATCGGAACTCGCGGTGGCCCTCGGCAAGTATCAGCGGGGCTGACCGGCCAAGTGTCGGTGGGCATGGGTCCGGTTGCGGTGCACCCACTCGAATCAGCCACCGTTTCTCTCGCCGGTCAAGAATGGGCCGCCACCCCCGCTTTCGCTCCCAACCCGCACGCGGTCGCGATGGTGACTGCGCTGTCGGAGGTGGGAGAGATTGAGTCGGCCACGGCAGCGCCGGTGAATGCCTTTCCTGACGGGGTGAACATCGAGTTAGTCGAAGTGATTGATGCCGATCGGGTGGCGATGCGTGTCAACGAACGTGGCTCCGGGGAAACCCTTTCCTGTGGCACCGGGGCCTGTGCCGTGGCCGCAGTTCATCGTGCCACTGCTGGGGGATCGACACCGGTGACCGTGGCAGTCCCGGGGGGCGAAGTGGTCGTAGAATTCCGCGACGGCGAAGCCATTCTGTCGGGCCCCGCCGAACTCATCGCCAGTGGTGAGATCGATCCGCAATGGTGGGCATCACATTGA
- the hflX gene encoding GTPase HflX, whose product MVGITLSQPTPDTELHVEERAALRRVEGLSTELSDISEVEYRQLRLERVVLVGVWTEGTAAQAKLSMAELARLAETAGSQVLDAIVQRRNKPDPSTFVGSGKVLELREIVVAEEADTVICDGELSPGQLQALEKALKVKVVDRTWLILDIFAQHARSREGKAQVELAQYQYMLPRLRGWGEALSRQSGGIGAFRGPGETKLEIDRRRIRTQIARLRRQLAGMVQARQVQRSDRRRHQTPAVAIVGYTNAGKSSLLNRLTDAGVLVQDELFATLDPTVRRTRTESGREYTLADTVGFVRHLPHQLVEAFQSTLDEVNDADLLLNVIDGGDPEPLGQLAAVREVLADIGAGEVLELVVVNKIELIPSDLLAEIRHREPKAVGVSAHTGQGIDELKALVAERLPLPEVRVDVVVPFDRGDLTSALHEHGQILANDYTADGARMSALVPGWLAARLEPYQSKG is encoded by the coding sequence ATGGTGGGCATCACATTGAGTCAGCCCACCCCAGACACCGAACTCCACGTTGAGGAGCGGGCGGCGCTGCGCCGCGTGGAGGGGCTGTCCACTGAGCTGTCGGATATTTCGGAAGTCGAATATCGGCAGCTGCGGTTGGAGCGGGTGGTGCTGGTCGGGGTCTGGACCGAAGGAACTGCGGCCCAGGCGAAACTATCCATGGCCGAACTGGCTCGACTTGCCGAAACGGCCGGTTCGCAGGTGCTGGACGCGATCGTGCAGCGGCGCAACAAGCCGGACCCGTCGACCTTCGTCGGCAGCGGCAAAGTACTGGAACTGCGCGAGATCGTGGTGGCGGAGGAAGCTGACACCGTGATCTGCGACGGTGAACTATCGCCTGGACAGTTGCAGGCGCTGGAGAAGGCGCTGAAAGTCAAAGTGGTGGATCGCACCTGGCTGATTCTGGACATCTTCGCGCAGCACGCTCGCAGTCGTGAGGGCAAGGCACAGGTCGAGTTAGCCCAATACCAGTACATGTTGCCGCGATTACGGGGTTGGGGTGAGGCACTGAGTCGGCAGTCTGGGGGGATCGGTGCCTTCCGAGGACCCGGTGAGACCAAGCTGGAGATCGATCGCCGACGGATCCGCACCCAGATCGCCCGGCTGCGACGGCAACTTGCCGGCATGGTTCAGGCCCGACAAGTTCAGCGATCTGATCGTCGGCGACATCAAACTCCGGCTGTCGCGATCGTTGGTTACACCAATGCCGGCAAGTCCTCGCTGTTGAATCGACTTACCGATGCTGGCGTACTGGTGCAAGACGAGTTGTTCGCCACCTTGGATCCCACGGTCCGGCGCACCCGTACCGAGTCGGGCCGCGAATACACCCTCGCCGACACTGTCGGCTTTGTGCGGCATTTGCCACATCAGTTGGTTGAGGCGTTCCAGTCCACCCTGGACGAGGTGAACGACGCCGATCTGCTGCTGAATGTCATCGATGGTGGCGATCCAGAACCGCTGGGCCAACTTGCCGCGGTCAGGGAGGTATTGGCTGATATCGGTGCCGGTGAGGTTCTGGAACTCGTTGTGGTTAACAAGATCGAGTTGATCCCCTCGGACTTGCTCGCGGAAATCCGACACCGAGAGCCTAAGGCGGTGGGAGTGTCCGCGCATACCGGGCAAGGGATTGACGAGTTGAAGGCCCTAGTCGCTGAGCGTCTGCCGTTGCCAGAGGTCCGGGTGGACGTCGTGGTCCCATTCGACCGAGGCGATCTCACCTCAGCGCTACACGAACATGGCCAGATCTTGGCCAACGACTACACCGCAGACGGCGCTCGGATGAGTGCCCTTGTCCCCGGTTGGCTGGCCGCCCGTCTCGAGCCTTACCAGAGCAAAGGCTGA